In Gemmatimonadaceae bacterium, the genomic stretch ACGGTGTGATGACGGGCATGCAGACCGATCTGCGCGACAAGATTCTCGTCGGCAGTCCCGACCTGCGCGTGCTGACGTTCGGCGATGATCTCGTGATGCCCAAGTGGCGCGATGCGCTGGCGCGGGTGGTGCACGAGCCGGGGGTTGTGGCCGTCGCGCCGTTCGTCCTAACGCAGGGGCTCGCGCAAGCGGGACACAATTATCCGTCGGCGGTGCAGGTGGAAGGCATCGAGCCCGAAGCGCGCGGCGTCCCGCAAATCACGACCATTCGGCAGAAGGCGCTCAAGGGCGACTTCCGATTCGCGAGCGATGACGGCACCGGACACGGCGCCGTGTTGGGCTCGAGTCTCGCGAATCGTCTCGATCTGACTGTGGGCGACACGTTCACCATCATCTCGCCGGCCGGCGCCAAGTTCAGCGCATCTGTCGGGATGGTCGTGCCGCGGATCTTTCAGTTTCAGGTCACCGGGATTTTCGAGACGGGCATGTTCGAGTACGACGACTCGTACATCTACATCTCGCTGCCGGTGGCGCAGCAGTTCGCGAATCTGGGCGATGCGGTGACTGGGTTGGAAGCGCGCACCACGTCGCGCGAAACGGCCGGCGCCGTTGGCGTACGCATTCGTACGATGCTCGGGTACCCGTATCGGGTGGTCGATTGGCAGCAGCAGAACTCGTCGCTGTTCCACGCGCTCAAGCTCGAGAAGCTGGCGATGGGCGTGATTCTGTTGCTGATCGTGGTGGTCGCGGCGTTCAACATTGTGAGCACGCTCACAATGGTCGTGACGGACAAGACGCGAGAGATAGGGATTCTCAAGGCGATGGGGCTGCGGTCGGCGGCGGTGCTGCGCGTCTTTCTCGTGCAGGGGCTCGTGATCGGTCTTCTGGGAACGGGAATTGGACTCGTGCTCGGTGTGACGGTGGGCGTAGTGATCGACCACTTCAAGCTCATCGCGCTCGATCCGAGCGTATATTTCATCGACCATCTGCCAGTGTCGATTCAGCCGTTGGACGTGTTGTGGATCGTGCTGGCGAGCGTCGCGATCGCCATGTTGGCCACGTTGTATCCGTCTCTGCAGGCGGCGAATCTCTATCCGGTGGAAGCCATCCGTCACGAATGAGCATTGTCGAGGCGAGAGATCTGTCGAAATCGTACGTCGGCGGCGACGGCACGCCGATCCGTGTGCTCGACGGCGTGGATCTCGACGTGGCGCGCGGTGAGATGCTCGCGATCGTGGGCGCAAGCGGCGCGGGGAAGAGCACGTTGTTGCATTTGTTGGGCGGACTGGATCGTCCGACGCGCGGGTTCGTGGTCCTCGATGGCGAACCGCTGCACGGCTTGAGCGACGAGGCGTTGGCGCGCGTGAGGAACCGCAAGGTTGGATTTGTCTTTCAGTTTCACCACCTGCTGCGGGAGTTTTCGGCGCTCGAGAACGTGATGATGCCGTTGCGTATTGCGGGATGGGATGCGAAGCGGGCGCGTTCGCGCGCCGAGGAATTGTTGGCGAGGGTGGGGCTCGAGGGGCGGATGACGCATCGGCCGGCCGAGCTGTCGGGGGGCGAGCAGCAGCGCACCGCGGTCGCGCGTGCGTTAGCCATCGATCCCAAGGTGGTGTTGGCGGACGAGCCGTCGGGCAATCTCGACAACGCGAACGCCGAGCGGCTGCACGAACAGTTCGTGGCGCTCGTGCGGCAGCTCGAGATTGCGATGGTGGTGGTGACTCACAATCGCGCGCTGGCGGCGCGTGCGGATCGGACGCTGTTGCTGGACGGCGGTCGGCTGCGCGAGACGGATGTGCGAGAGGTCGTAGCCTGATGTTGTGCGACAGCTGCAAGGAGCGGGATTCGGTCGTGACGCTCACGCGGTCCAACGCCGACGGCGTCGTGACGGAAGAGCACCTGTGCGAGCGCTGCGCGCTGGAGCGCGGCATCGAGACGCACATCACGCAACCGAAGCAGCCGCTGGCCGATTTCATCGGCGCGCTGCACAAGCAGCTGCCGGCGTCGCCGCACGACAGCGGACGGTGTGGGTTCTGCTCGGGGACGCTGCGCGATTTCCGCAGCACCGGCCGGTTAGGCTGCCCCTACTGTTACACGACCTTCGAGGCCACGCTGCGCGACTGGCTGCGCCGCATCCACGGCACGTCGAAGCACGTGGGCAAGCGCTACCAACCGCCGGTTCCGTTAGTCGAGGAAGGCGCGACGGTGTTGGCCGAGCTGCGCGACCGCTTGCGTCGGGCGGTGGAGCAGGAGCAGTTCGAGGAAGCGGCGCGTCTTCGCGATCAGATCAAGGTGTTGGAATGACGTTGGACCTGTCGCTGCTGCCGGACGGCGGCGTGAGTTGGCTCGATGCGTCGGGCGATCACGCGGGCATCGTGCTGTCCACGCGCATCCGTCTCGCGCGCAATCTCGAGGGCTTTGCCTTTCCGGGTCGCGCGCGCGACGGCGAACGATTGCGGGTGTTATCGCGGGTGCGCGAGGCGGTGGGCACGGCGCCGAGTCTCGAGCATCACGTGCTCGTGCGCGTGGACGATCTGCCGAGTGAAGACCGGCTGCTGCTCCACGAGCGGCATCTGGTGAGTCGAGAGCTGGCCGGGTTGGATCCGCAGCATCCTGTGCGCAGCGGCGCCGCCGTGTTTCTCGGGGCAGGGACAGGCGTCATGGTAAATGAAGAGGATCATCTGCGACTGCAGGCGCTGCGCTCGGGGTTCGCCCTGTCCGAAGCGTACGCCGCGCTCGAGCGGATCGACGAAGAGCTGGGCGCGACGGTACCCTTCGCCTACCACCAGGAGTTCGGGTTTCTCACCTCCTGTCCGACCAACACGGGAACCGGAATGCGGGCTTCGGTGATGATTC encodes the following:
- a CDS encoding FtsX-like permease family protein, which encodes MNRLELAIAWRYLRTRGGSRLFSFISAIAIGGVLVGVSALIVINGVMTGMQTDLRDKILVGSPDLRVLTFGDDLVMPKWRDALARVVHEPGVVAVAPFVLTQGLAQAGHNYPSAVQVEGIEPEARGVPQITTIRQKALKGDFRFASDDGTGHGAVLGSSLANRLDLTVGDTFTIISPAGAKFSASVGMVVPRIFQFQVTGIFETGMFEYDDSYIYISLPVAQQFANLGDAVTGLEARTTSRETAGAVGVRIRTMLGYPYRVVDWQQQNSSLFHALKLEKLAMGVILLLIVVVAAFNIVSTLTMVVTDKTREIGILKAMGLRSAAVLRVFLVQGLVIGLLGTGIGLVLGVTVGVVIDHFKLIALDPSVYFIDHLPVSIQPLDVLWIVLASVAIAMLATLYPSLQAANLYPVEAIRHE
- a CDS encoding protein arginine kinase, which codes for MTLDLSLLPDGGVSWLDASGDHAGIVLSTRIRLARNLEGFAFPGRARDGERLRVLSRVREAVGTAPSLEHHVLVRVDDLPSEDRLLLHERHLVSRELAGLDPQHPVRSGAAVFLGAGTGVMVNEEDHLRLQALRSGFALSEAYAALERIDEELGATVPFAYHQEFGFLTSCPTNTGTGMRASVMIHLPGLNATKEISKTLAGLQQMGLTYRGLYGEGSEVVGNFFQISNQTTLGRSEDEIIDQLMYVLRTVISREEDARRVLLRDAGYIIEDKLWRAYGTLRYARSLTFDEAMSYLSGVRLAVGLKLITGLSVYTLNKLLIFSQSAHLAQAEGRALTDSEANLVRARYVRQLLAEEAGTNG
- a CDS encoding ABC transporter ATP-binding protein, whose protein sequence is MSIVEARDLSKSYVGGDGTPIRVLDGVDLDVARGEMLAIVGASGAGKSTLLHLLGGLDRPTRGFVVLDGEPLHGLSDEALARVRNRKVGFVFQFHHLLREFSALENVMMPLRIAGWDAKRARSRAEELLARVGLEGRMTHRPAELSGGEQQRTAVARALAIDPKVVLADEPSGNLDNANAERLHEQFVALVRQLEIAMVVVTHNRALAARADRTLLLDGGRLRETDVREVVA
- a CDS encoding UvrB/UvrC motif-containing protein; protein product: MTLTRSNADGVVTEEHLCERCALERGIETHITQPKQPLADFIGALHKQLPASPHDSGRCGFCSGTLRDFRSTGRLGCPYCYTTFEATLRDWLRRIHGTSKHVGKRYQPPVPLVEEGATVLAELRDRLRRAVEQEQFEEAARLRDQIKVLE